In a genomic window of Sutcliffiella sp. FSL R7-0096:
- a CDS encoding ATP-binding protein: MFENVGHVLYHVLIILFPILFYYQFLNKGVIGQSTKVNYRFLVTLLVMLFCTMSFPIEVTDGSYYDQKIIPVILAFFYGGWLIGLAVLVSMLYYLFILGESNFLIMLLNYSIVTVFLVVTTKIYRDMTVKRKIVSISVLLLLITSTRALRFIHREEPSEIFLAVIVSLITWVSLVTSIMIIENLTMQMQLQNQLQRSEKLKVVSELAASVAHEVRNPMTSTRGFLQLMSQDDNLNSAQKRYIDISIEELDRAQSIIQDYLSLAKPNKHGMDKINVSQQLEHVIQLMSTYTSFNNTTIRHEIEDELYIKANKDEMKQVLINLIKNAIEAIDKHGTVTVKASSSRGTVLIEIIDDGVGMSPHQVARLGTPFYSTKDKGTGIGLTISFQIIELLQGKMEVKSEIGKGTTFTIKLPAETSASS; encoded by the coding sequence ATGTTTGAAAATGTAGGGCATGTACTATATCACGTTTTAATTATTCTATTTCCGATCCTATTTTATTATCAGTTTCTGAATAAAGGTGTTATAGGGCAAAGCACGAAAGTTAATTATCGATTTCTTGTGACATTACTGGTTATGTTATTTTGTACGATGTCCTTTCCGATAGAAGTGACAGATGGTTCGTATTATGATCAAAAGATCATTCCGGTTATTTTGGCTTTTTTTTATGGGGGTTGGCTGATAGGGCTTGCTGTATTGGTTTCCATGCTTTATTACCTGTTTATTCTTGGAGAGAGCAATTTTCTAATAATGCTATTAAATTACTCGATTGTTACAGTGTTCTTAGTGGTGACAACAAAGATTTATCGGGATATGACAGTAAAGAGGAAAATAGTAAGTATATCCGTTTTGTTGTTACTAATCACTTCAACCAGGGCGTTGCGGTTCATTCATCGGGAGGAACCCAGTGAGATTTTCCTTGCTGTGATTGTTAGTTTAATAACTTGGGTCTCCTTGGTGACGTCTATTATGATTATTGAAAACCTTACGATGCAAATGCAGCTACAAAATCAATTGCAACGATCAGAAAAATTGAAAGTAGTAAGTGAGCTTGCGGCATCAGTAGCGCATGAGGTCAGGAATCCTATGACATCTACGAGAGGCTTTCTTCAGTTGATGAGCCAAGATGATAATCTAAATAGCGCCCAAAAGAGATATATTGATATCTCTATCGAAGAGCTGGATCGGGCTCAATCCATCATTCAGGATTATCTTTCACTGGCCAAGCCAAATAAGCACGGGATGGACAAGATCAATGTATCTCAGCAGTTGGAACATGTCATCCAGCTTATGTCCACTTATACTTCTTTTAATAACACAACCATTCGTCATGAGATAGAAGATGAATTATATATTAAGGCGAATAAGGATGAAATGAAGCAGGTTTTGATTAATTTAATCAAAAATGCGATTGAAGCTATTGATAAGCATGGAACAGTGACGGTGAAAGCCTCTAGCAGTCGAGGAACGGTTTTAATAGAAATCATAGATGACGGTGTGGGCATGTCGCCACATCAGGTGGCTAGATTAGGTACACCCTTTTATTCTACCAAGGATAAAGGAACTGGGATCGGTTTGACGATTTCTTTTCAGATAATTGAGTTGTTGCAAGGGAAGATGGAAGTGAAAAGTGAGATAGGGAAGGGAACGACTTTTACGATAAAGCTTCCGGCGGAAACTAGTGCAAGTAGCTAG